A DNA window from Comamonas sp. 26 contains the following coding sequences:
- the rbfA gene encoding 30S ribosome-binding factor RbfA has product MATRKKTAAPNRSFKVSDQIQRDLSELIARELKDPRIGMVTLQGVEVTPDYAHAKVFFSVLVGDPEVTLTALNQAAGFLRNGLFKRLHIHTVPTLHFVYDRTTERASDMNALIAKAVASRGPEEE; this is encoded by the coding sequence ATGGCAACTCGTAAGAAAACTGCTGCGCCAAACCGCAGCTTCAAAGTCTCTGACCAGATCCAGCGTGATCTGTCGGAGCTGATCGCCCGCGAGTTGAAGGATCCGCGCATTGGTATGGTCACGCTGCAAGGCGTGGAGGTGACTCCAGACTATGCCCATGCGAAGGTGTTCTTCAGCGTGCTGGTAGGCGATCCGGAAGTGACGTTGACTGCACTCAATCAGGCCGCAGGTTTTCTGCGTAACGGCCTGTTCAAGCGTTTGCACATTCATACCGTGCCTACGCTGCATTTCGTCTATGACCGCACAACCGAGCGCGCATCCGACATGAACGCCTTGATCGCCAAGGCGGTGGCTTCGCGCGGTCCTGAAGAAGAGTAA
- the rimP gene encoding ribosome maturation factor RimP, producing MALQQIVEQTVTGLGYDLVEIERTAGGLLRITIDLPWQAPEEGAPELPDQFVTVEDCEKVTRQLQFALEVDGADYARLEVSSPGIDRLLRHEQDFIRFEGSEVDLTLKAPIGAAGGEKINANRKKFRGTLERSEEGGWQLVWSDEPPPKPGVRVSKKREPAPMNVMGFTLDELRDVRLAPIVNFKGRAAKS from the coding sequence GTGGCACTACAGCAAATCGTTGAACAAACCGTGACAGGTCTAGGTTATGACTTGGTCGAAATTGAACGCACAGCAGGTGGCTTGCTGCGCATCACGATTGATTTGCCTTGGCAGGCGCCGGAGGAAGGTGCGCCTGAGCTGCCCGATCAGTTCGTGACAGTGGAAGACTGCGAAAAGGTCACGCGTCAGCTCCAGTTCGCTCTGGAAGTCGATGGCGCGGATTACGCCCGTCTGGAGGTCTCGTCTCCAGGGATTGATCGTTTATTGCGCCATGAGCAGGACTTCATTCGTTTTGAAGGCTCTGAAGTGGACTTGACGCTCAAGGCTCCCATTGGGGCGGCTGGCGGTGAAAAGATCAATGCAAACCGCAAGAAATTTCGTGGCACGCTGGAGCGTTCTGAAGAAGGTGGCTGGCAGCTCGTCTGGAGTGATGAGCCTCCTCCCAAGCCGGGCGTGCGCGTTAGCAAAAAGCGTGAGCCTGCGCCGATGAATGTGATGGGCTTCACACTGGATGAGCTGCGTGACGTGCGTCTGGCACCGATTGTGAATTTCAAAGGGCGCGCCGCCAAGTCCTAA
- a CDS encoding chaperone modulator CbpM, translated as MNTSLTPFSEPAELLDQTMLSLHELARHCSTSPQWVIEHVQTGIIGYDNDGSTAAAISHEQWRFSSQSLARARRIAQLEHSFDADPQLAALTADLIEEVQLLRRKLLNLQR; from the coding sequence ATGAACACCTCACTTACACCTTTCTCTGAGCCTGCAGAGCTGCTGGACCAGACCATGCTGAGCCTGCATGAACTAGCCCGCCACTGCAGCACCAGCCCCCAATGGGTGATTGAGCATGTGCAGACCGGCATCATCGGCTACGACAACGACGGCAGCACAGCAGCCGCAATCAGCCATGAGCAGTGGCGCTTCAGCAGCCAGTCGCTGGCACGGGCACGCCGTATTGCCCAGCTGGAGCACAGCTTTGATGCCGACCCGCAGCTCGCGGCGCTGACCGCCGACCTGATCGAAGAAGTGCAGTTGTTGCGCCGCAAGCTACTCAATCTTCAGCGCTGA
- a CDS encoding DnaJ C-terminal domain-containing protein, which translates to MDYKDYYKILGVDKKASADEIKKAYRKLARKYHPDISKEKDAAARMAEVNEANTVLSDPEKRAAYDAMGDEMQFAQSSRAQGGGGFRPPPNWDQQDFHFSSQSDSGSDADFSDFFSQMFGQAARTRRHQSQQGTRSTPDLRGQDQHASIELDLQDSYSGAVRSLHLRTTVLDEQGIPTIKDKELQVSIPKGVREGQMIRLARQGNPGLGKGEPGDLLLEVHFRNDPRWWSEGKDVYQRVPLAPWEAELGGPIPFKTLAGELEVTVPAGYRSGRKLRIKGKGLPAATPGDLYLVLEVVFPPAATPAQKQAYADFAKAFPQFDARSLN; encoded by the coding sequence ATGGATTACAAGGACTATTACAAGATACTTGGCGTGGACAAAAAAGCCTCCGCCGACGAAATCAAAAAGGCCTACCGAAAGCTCGCACGCAAATACCACCCCGACATCAGCAAAGAAAAAGATGCAGCTGCACGCATGGCAGAAGTAAACGAAGCCAATACCGTGCTCTCTGACCCCGAGAAACGCGCCGCCTATGACGCCATGGGGGACGAGATGCAGTTTGCTCAAAGCTCAAGAGCTCAAGGCGGCGGCGGTTTTCGCCCACCACCCAACTGGGATCAGCAGGACTTTCATTTCAGCAGCCAGTCAGATTCAGGCAGCGACGCCGATTTCAGCGACTTTTTCTCGCAAATGTTCGGCCAGGCTGCACGCACCCGGCGTCATCAAAGCCAGCAAGGCACCCGCAGCACGCCCGATCTGCGCGGGCAGGATCAGCACGCCAGCATCGAACTGGATTTACAGGACAGCTACAGCGGAGCCGTTCGCTCCCTGCATCTGAGGACTACCGTGCTTGACGAGCAAGGCATACCCACCATCAAGGACAAGGAGCTTCAGGTCAGCATTCCCAAGGGGGTTCGTGAAGGTCAGATGATTCGGCTGGCCCGCCAAGGCAACCCAGGCCTAGGCAAGGGTGAGCCCGGAGACTTGCTGCTGGAAGTGCATTTTCGCAACGACCCGCGCTGGTGGTCGGAAGGCAAGGATGTTTATCAGCGCGTGCCACTGGCACCTTGGGAAGCCGAGCTGGGCGGCCCCATCCCCTTCAAGACATTAGCCGGAGAGCTGGAGGTCACCGTACCGGCCGGATATCGATCCGGGCGCAAGCTGCGCATCAAAGGCAAGGGGCTGCCAGCCGCCACGCCCGGTGATCTGTATCTGGTGCTGGAGGTGGTGTTCCCACCCGCCGCAACCCCTGCGCAAAAACAGGCTTATGCGGACTTCGCCAAAGCCTTCCCGCAGTTTGACGCGCGCAGCCTGAATTGA
- the nusA gene encoding transcription termination factor NusA, with protein MNRELLMLVEAISREKNVERDLVFGAVESALAQATKKLYPGEVDIRVSIDRESGDYDTFRRWVVVADDAGLQNPEAEEMLMDAEDRVPGIEVGEFIEEQIESVPIGRIGAMAAKQVILQKIRDAEREMLLNEFLARGDKIFTGTVKRMDKGDIIVESGRVEGRLKRGEMIPKENLRNGDRVRAMIMEVDATLRGAPIILSRSAPEFMVELFRNEVPEIEQGLLEIKSCARDPGSRAKIAVLSHDKRVDPIGTCVGVRGTRVNAVTNELAGERVDIVLWSEDPAQFVIGALAPANVSSIVVDEEKHAMDVVVDEENLAIAIGRGGQNVRLASELTGWKINIMDAVESAQKQADESAGSRKLFMEKLDVDEEIANILIEEGFETLEEVAYVPLQEMLEIESFDEETVNELRSRAKDALLSQEIAREENVSKASEDLLSLDGITSELLDKLAQADVHTRDELADLAIDELTEITGQTAEEAKALIMKAREHWFTDGQE; from the coding sequence ATGAATCGCGAACTGTTGATGTTGGTTGAAGCCATTTCGCGCGAGAAGAACGTTGAGCGCGATCTGGTTTTTGGTGCAGTGGAATCCGCACTGGCACAAGCCACCAAGAAGCTGTACCCAGGTGAAGTAGACATCCGCGTGTCCATCGATCGCGAAAGCGGCGACTACGACACCTTCCGCCGCTGGGTGGTGGTGGCTGACGATGCCGGTCTGCAAAACCCTGAAGCCGAAGAAATGCTGATGGATGCGGAAGACCGCGTCCCCGGTATTGAAGTCGGTGAGTTCATCGAAGAGCAGATTGAGTCTGTGCCGATTGGCCGTATTGGCGCCATGGCTGCCAAGCAGGTCATTCTGCAGAAAATCCGTGACGCCGAGCGTGAAATGCTGCTCAACGAGTTCTTGGCTCGTGGCGACAAGATTTTCACAGGTACTGTCAAGCGCATGGACAAGGGCGACATCATTGTCGAATCCGGTCGCGTGGAAGGCCGCCTTAAGCGCGGTGAGATGATCCCTAAGGAAAATCTGCGCAACGGTGACCGTGTGCGAGCCATGATCATGGAAGTGGATGCCACTCTGCGCGGCGCTCCCATCATTCTGTCGCGTTCGGCCCCTGAGTTCATGGTGGAACTGTTCCGCAATGAAGTCCCCGAAATCGAGCAAGGTTTGCTGGAAATCAAGAGCTGCGCTCGTGATCCTGGCAGCCGTGCGAAAATTGCCGTGTTGAGTCATGACAAGCGCGTGGATCCTATCGGCACTTGCGTAGGTGTTCGTGGTACGCGTGTGAATGCCGTGACCAATGAACTGGCTGGCGAGCGCGTGGATATCGTGCTTTGGTCTGAAGACCCCGCCCAGTTCGTGATCGGCGCTCTGGCTCCTGCCAATGTCTCTTCCATCGTGGTGGATGAGGAAAAGCATGCCATGGACGTGGTGGTGGATGAAGAAAATCTCGCCATCGCCATTGGTCGTGGCGGTCAGAACGTACGTCTGGCCTCCGAGCTGACTGGCTGGAAAATCAACATCATGGACGCTGTCGAGTCTGCTCAAAAGCAGGCTGACGAGTCAGCTGGCTCGCGCAAGCTGTTCATGGAAAAGCTGGATGTCGACGAGGAAATCGCCAACATCCTGATCGAAGAAGGTTTCGAGACTCTGGAAGAAGTGGCCTATGTGCCTCTGCAGGAAATGCTCGAAATTGAATCCTTCGACGAAGAGACGGTAAACGAGCTGCGTAGCCGCGCTAAAGATGCACTTCTTAGTCAAGAAATCGCTCGCGAAGAAAATGTGAGCAAGGCATCTGAGGATCTGCTGTCCCTGGACGGTATTACGTCCGAGCTGCTGGACAAGCTGGCGCAAGCTGATGTGCACACCCGTGATGAACTGGCCGATCTGGCAATCGACGAGCTGACCGAAATTACCGGTCAGACCGCTGAAGAAGCCAAGGCTTTGATCATGAAGGCGCGTGAGCACTGGTTTACCGATGGGCAAGAGTAA
- the infB gene encoding translation initiation factor IF-2, which produces MSSNTVAEFAEERNTTPDSLLQQLKAAGVDKVNAADVLTEGDKQRLLSHLQVSHGSGAKKITLTKKSTSEIKQADSSGRARTIQVEVRKKRTFVKREDTPAEVQANAESMAKAVQVRAATQELVRREEDARREVEQLSHQEEELAKERLEREERERREREAEERAVAYAAAEAAKVAEAKAAKEEEKRGHVAGAAARAAAQVEARVKAEAESKAKADEEASRAKDLDERRRKALAEAEAIRAMMAAPKKVLVAKKPEEPKKVAPAATDAKKPAAKDGAKPAGTAGAGANAAARPGKEVKSAKLSSSWSNDAGKKKEIKTRGDSSGGVGRSNWRGGPRGGRRGSDRNEQHQQQQAPEFRQLEISVPETITVAELAHKMAIKASELIKVLMKMGQMVTINQPLDQDTAMIVVEEMGHTAKVAALDDLEAFTDEEVSSAEAELLSRAPVVTVMGHVDHGKTSLLDYIRRTKVASGEAGGITQHIGAYHVKTPRGIVTFLDTPGHEAFTAMRARGAKSTDIVILVAAADDGVMPQTKEAIKHAKAAGVPIVVAITKADKPDANPDRVKQELVVEEVLPEEYGGDSPFVAVSSKTGQGIDELLEQVLLQAEVLELKAPVDAAAKGIVIEAQLDKGRGTVATVLVQSGTLKVGDVVLAGQTYGRVRAMLDEDGKQTKTAGPSIPVEIQGLNEVPMAGDDFMVLSDERRAREIATYRAGKFRHTKLAKQQAAKLENMFAEMSAGDVQTLPIIIKADMQGSQEALAASLLKLSTDEIKVQLVYSGVGGISESDVNLALASKAIIIGFNVRADAQARKTAEGNGVDLRYYNIIYDAVDEVKAAMSGMLAPEKREEIIGMAEIRTVFVATKIGTIAGSYITQGNVTRNAHFRLLRDNVVIYTGEIESLRRMKDDVKEVKEGFECGIKLRNYNDIKEGDMLEVFEIKEIARTL; this is translated from the coding sequence ATGTCGAGTAATACGGTTGCAGAATTTGCGGAAGAGCGCAACACGACCCCTGATTCCTTGCTGCAGCAGCTCAAGGCAGCCGGGGTTGATAAGGTGAACGCGGCTGATGTGTTGACCGAGGGTGACAAGCAGCGTTTGCTGAGTCACCTCCAGGTTAGCCATGGCAGCGGAGCCAAGAAAATTACGCTAACGAAGAAATCCACCAGCGAAATCAAGCAGGCGGACTCCTCGGGCCGCGCTCGTACGATTCAAGTAGAAGTGCGCAAAAAGCGCACTTTTGTGAAGCGTGAAGATACACCCGCAGAGGTTCAGGCCAATGCGGAAAGCATGGCCAAGGCCGTGCAGGTGCGTGCTGCTACTCAAGAGTTGGTGCGCCGTGAAGAAGACGCTCGCCGCGAGGTTGAGCAGTTGAGTCACCAGGAAGAAGAATTGGCCAAGGAACGTCTAGAGCGCGAAGAGCGCGAGCGCCGTGAGCGTGAAGCCGAGGAACGCGCTGTTGCTTATGCAGCAGCCGAAGCTGCCAAGGTAGCTGAAGCCAAGGCGGCAAAGGAAGAAGAAAAGCGTGGGCATGTGGCCGGTGCTGCTGCTCGTGCAGCTGCGCAAGTCGAAGCCCGAGTCAAGGCAGAAGCTGAATCAAAGGCCAAGGCTGACGAGGAAGCCTCTCGTGCCAAGGATCTGGACGAACGCCGTCGCAAGGCTCTGGCAGAAGCTGAAGCTATTCGCGCCATGATGGCTGCGCCCAAGAAGGTGCTGGTCGCCAAGAAGCCGGAAGAGCCTAAGAAGGTTGCTCCTGCCGCTACGGATGCCAAGAAGCCTGCTGCCAAAGATGGTGCCAAGCCCGCAGGTACTGCCGGTGCTGGCGCTAACGCCGCTGCCCGTCCAGGCAAGGAAGTCAAGTCTGCGAAGCTGTCTTCAAGCTGGTCTAACGACGCAGGCAAGAAGAAGGAAATCAAAACCCGTGGCGACAGCTCGGGTGGCGTGGGCCGTTCCAACTGGCGCGGTGGTCCTCGTGGTGGTCGTCGCGGTAGTGATCGTAACGAACAGCACCAGCAGCAACAGGCTCCTGAGTTCCGTCAGCTTGAGATCTCGGTACCCGAGACCATCACCGTGGCCGAACTGGCACACAAGATGGCCATCAAGGCATCTGAGCTGATCAAGGTTCTGATGAAGATGGGCCAGATGGTCACCATCAACCAGCCGCTGGACCAAGACACCGCCATGATCGTGGTGGAAGAAATGGGCCACACCGCCAAGGTGGCGGCACTCGACGACCTCGAAGCCTTTACGGACGAAGAAGTCTCCAGTGCTGAAGCCGAGCTGCTGTCGCGTGCACCTGTGGTGACCGTGATGGGTCACGTTGACCACGGTAAGACTTCGCTGCTGGACTACATCCGTCGCACCAAGGTTGCGTCGGGTGAAGCCGGTGGTATTACTCAGCACATTGGTGCCTACCATGTGAAGACGCCTCGCGGCATCGTTACCTTCCTGGATACCCCCGGTCACGAGGCCTTCACGGCCATGCGTGCTCGCGGTGCCAAGTCGACCGATATCGTGATTCTGGTGGCTGCTGCCGACGACGGCGTGATGCCTCAGACCAAGGAAGCTATCAAGCACGCCAAGGCTGCTGGTGTTCCTATCGTTGTGGCTATCACCAAGGCTGACAAGCCCGATGCCAACCCAGATCGCGTCAAGCAAGAGCTGGTGGTGGAAGAGGTGTTGCCTGAAGAGTACGGCGGTGATTCGCCCTTCGTGGCAGTGTCTTCCAAGACTGGTCAAGGCATCGACGAGCTGCTGGAACAAGTGCTGCTGCAGGCCGAAGTGCTGGAACTCAAGGCGCCTGTGGATGCAGCTGCCAAGGGTATCGTGATCGAAGCTCAGCTGGACAAGGGTCGCGGTACCGTGGCTACGGTGCTGGTGCAGTCCGGTACGCTGAAGGTGGGTGATGTGGTTCTGGCTGGCCAGACCTACGGCCGCGTTCGTGCCATGCTGGACGAAGACGGCAAGCAAACCAAGACGGCTGGTCCTTCCATTCCTGTGGAAATACAGGGTCTGAACGAAGTGCCTATGGCTGGTGACGACTTCATGGTGTTGAGCGACGAACGTCGTGCCCGTGAAATCGCTACTTACCGCGCAGGCAAGTTCCGTCATACCAAGCTGGCCAAGCAACAAGCCGCCAAGCTGGAAAACATGTTCGCCGAAATGTCCGCTGGCGATGTGCAGACTCTGCCCATCATCATCAAGGCCGACATGCAAGGCTCGCAGGAAGCTCTGGCAGCATCGCTGCTTAAGCTTTCGACCGACGAAATCAAGGTCCAGCTGGTGTACTCCGGCGTGGGTGGTATCTCCGAATCCGACGTCAACCTGGCGCTGGCTTCCAAGGCCATCATCATCGGCTTCAACGTGCGTGCAGACGCCCAGGCTCGTAAGACAGCCGAAGGCAATGGCGTGGATCTTCGCTACTACAACATCATTTACGACGCCGTAGATGAAGTGAAGGCTGCGATGTCCGGCATGCTGGCTCCCGAGAAGCGTGAGGAGATCATTGGTATGGCTGAAATCCGTACCGTGTTCGTGGCAACGAAGATCGGTACGATTGCTGGTTCGTACATCACTCAGGGTAACGTCACTCGCAACGCACACTTCCGTCTGCTGCGCGACAACGTGGTTATCTACACGGGTGAAATCGAGTCCCTGCGTCGCATGAAGGATGACGTTAAGGAAGTCAAGGAAGGCTTCGAGTGCGGTATCAAGCTGCGCAACTACAACGACATCAAAGAAGGCGACATGCTGGAAGTCTTCGAGATCAAGGAAATCGCCCGCACTCTGTGA
- a CDS encoding thioredoxin family protein produces the protein MTQKNIKADEWLVVCLCAAWCGTCKQYQQSFEALAAQFPEMRFVWLDVEDREDVAGDLDIETFPSILVGQGSQAKFMGPVLPQAGVLARMLQSLPQDAAARPADVQEAQDLLQRLLRADDLQEVLR, from the coding sequence ATGACACAAAAAAATATAAAAGCCGACGAATGGTTGGTGGTCTGCCTCTGCGCCGCCTGGTGCGGCACCTGCAAGCAATACCAGCAGTCCTTTGAGGCGCTGGCCGCGCAGTTTCCGGAAATGCGCTTTGTCTGGCTCGATGTGGAAGACCGCGAAGATGTGGCCGGTGATTTGGATATAGAGACTTTCCCATCCATTCTGGTGGGGCAGGGAAGTCAGGCCAAGTTTATGGGGCCTGTGCTACCTCAGGCGGGCGTGCTGGCTCGCATGTTGCAGTCGCTGCCGCAGGATGCAGCAGCTAGGCCTGCCGATGTACAGGAGGCGCAAGATTTGCTGCAGCGCTTGTTACGCGCTGATGACTTGCAGGAAGTCTTGCGCTGA
- a CDS encoding ABC transporter ATP-binding protein, with the protein MSREKFEVKKAGTLLSVRDLSVSFAGKPVVQGVSFDMAAGEKLALVGESGSGKSVTALSLLRLVGDGQLSGQALLDGRDLLRLSEREIHAVRGGDIAMIFQEPMTALNPLMTVGAQVAEVLQLKQALSKAQALKQAVELLATTGIPEPQRRAQSFPHQLSGGQRQRAMIAMALASRPRLLLADEPTTALDVTLRGQILDLLADLQRQTGMAVLMITHDLNLVRRFADRVAVMEKGVLVEQGAVAAVMQNPQHAYTRKLLASKPVRDVNDGPVPVDTLTVVQAKALQVSYATPLPGIRGWFKKGAFVAVKGADMALKPARTLGVIGESGSGKSTLAQAVLGLLPYGGELQVAGQQWQQPAIRNSAANLALRRKIQVVFQDPFSSLSPRMTVEEIVGEGLQIHAPELSTDQRRERVVQMLAEVGMTEAQFPGLLQRYPHEFSGGQRQRLAISRALIMEPEVLVLDEPTSALDVTIQQQVLALLQRLQKERGLAYLLITHDVDVIRAMAHEVLVMKDGQIVEQGAVQQVLLAPQEGYTRKLVEAAGEVQPVIAIWN; encoded by the coding sequence ATGAGCCGGGAAAAATTTGAGGTGAAAAAGGCAGGCACGCTGCTTTCGGTGCGCGACCTGAGCGTGTCTTTTGCGGGCAAGCCCGTGGTTCAGGGCGTGAGTTTTGACATGGCGGCTGGTGAAAAGCTGGCGCTGGTGGGTGAATCGGGCTCGGGGAAGTCCGTCACAGCCCTGTCTTTGCTGCGACTGGTGGGGGATGGTCAATTAAGCGGTCAGGCCTTGCTGGACGGACGCGACCTGCTACGTCTTTCAGAGCGCGAGATACATGCCGTGCGCGGCGGTGATATCGCCATGATCTTTCAGGAGCCTATGACGGCGCTCAACCCGCTGATGACGGTGGGCGCGCAAGTGGCCGAGGTGTTGCAGCTCAAACAGGCGCTGAGCAAGGCACAGGCGCTTAAGCAGGCAGTGGAGTTGCTGGCGACGACCGGCATTCCCGAGCCACAGCGCCGTGCGCAAAGCTTTCCGCACCAGCTCAGCGGCGGCCAACGCCAGCGCGCCATGATTGCCATGGCGCTGGCTAGCCGCCCACGCTTGTTATTGGCCGATGAGCCCACCACGGCGCTGGACGTGACGCTGCGCGGCCAGATTCTGGATCTGCTGGCTGATCTGCAGCGCCAGACCGGCATGGCCGTGCTGATGATTACGCATGACCTGAATCTGGTGCGCCGCTTTGCCGATCGGGTGGCGGTGATGGAAAAAGGCGTGCTGGTCGAGCAGGGCGCTGTGGCCGCTGTCATGCAAAACCCGCAGCACGCCTACACCCGCAAGCTGCTGGCCAGCAAGCCCGTGCGCGATGTGAATGATGGGCCTGTGCCGGTCGATACGCTGACTGTGGTGCAGGCCAAGGCGCTGCAGGTGAGCTACGCCACGCCGCTGCCGGGTATTCGTGGCTGGTTCAAAAAAGGGGCGTTTGTTGCTGTCAAGGGCGCGGATATGGCGCTCAAGCCCGCCAGAACGCTGGGAGTGATTGGCGAGTCGGGTTCCGGCAAATCCACGCTGGCCCAGGCCGTGCTGGGGCTGCTTCCCTATGGCGGCGAGTTGCAGGTGGCGGGTCAGCAATGGCAGCAACCTGCCATTCGCAATAGCGCCGCCAATCTGGCGCTGCGCCGCAAAATTCAGGTGGTGTTTCAAGACCCGTTTTCCTCGCTGTCGCCACGCATGACGGTAGAGGAAATCGTGGGCGAAGGCCTGCAAATCCACGCCCCAGAGCTAAGCACCGACCAGCGTCGCGAGCGTGTGGTGCAGATGCTGGCTGAGGTGGGGATGACCGAGGCACAGTTCCCCGGCTTGCTGCAGCGCTATCCGCATGAGTTCTCGGGCGGGCAACGGCAGCGGCTGGCCATTTCGCGGGCGCTCATCATGGAGCCCGAGGTGCTGGTGCTGGATGAACCCACCAGTGCCCTCGATGTGACCATTCAGCAGCAGGTGCTGGCGCTGCTGCAGCGGCTGCAAAAAGAGCGCGGGCTGGCCTATCTGCTCATCACCCATGATGTGGATGTGATTCGCGCCATGGCCCATGAGGTGCTGGTGATGAAGGACGGTCAGATCGTGGAGCAGGGCGCGGTGCAGCAAGTGCTGCTGGCGCCGCAAGAGGGCTATACCCGTAAATTGGTAGAGGCTGCGGGCGAAGTGCAGCCTGTAATAGCCATCTGGAATTGA
- the truB gene encoding tRNA pseudouridine(55) synthase TruB: MNAPRTRVQRRPVHGVLLLDKPLGWSSNDILQKVKWLLRAEKAGHTGTLDPLASGVLPLCFGAATKFSQLQLEAEKTYEAIARLGQTTTTADAEGDVVLERAVDLASITPERLAEVQAQFTGEIKQVPPMHSALKKDGKALYEYARAGIEVERPARDVTIHALNLSLTQDEQGYPAIKMRVTCSKGTYIRTLGEDVGEAFGCGAHLRFLRRVETGGLDVSRCVTLEALEAMNDEERVAQVEPVDALLHRHAVITLGEEDAGRYLSGLRRRGSWADAPAVAVYGERPHALLGVGRVMSGELIPERLLSPLEIQQILEGKPRPQVSGSLETL; encoded by the coding sequence ATGAACGCCCCTCGCACACGGGTGCAGCGGCGCCCCGTGCATGGGGTGTTGCTGCTCGACAAACCGCTGGGATGGTCCAGCAACGATATCTTGCAGAAGGTCAAGTGGCTGCTGCGCGCCGAAAAGGCCGGGCATACAGGCACGCTTGATCCGCTGGCCAGTGGCGTCTTGCCGCTGTGCTTTGGTGCTGCAACCAAATTCAGTCAGCTTCAACTGGAAGCTGAAAAGACCTATGAAGCCATCGCCCGTCTGGGACAGACCACAACCACGGCGGACGCCGAAGGTGATGTGGTGCTGGAGCGTGCAGTGGATCTGGCCTCTATCACGCCAGAGAGACTGGCCGAGGTGCAGGCTCAATTCACAGGCGAGATCAAGCAAGTGCCGCCCATGCACAGTGCTTTGAAAAAAGACGGTAAGGCTCTCTATGAATATGCCCGTGCGGGCATTGAAGTGGAACGTCCAGCACGCGATGTCACAATTCATGCATTGAATTTGTCTCTAACGCAGGACGAGCAAGGGTATCCAGCTATCAAGATGAGAGTGACCTGCAGCAAGGGCACTTATATCCGTACATTGGGTGAAGACGTGGGCGAGGCCTTTGGCTGTGGCGCCCATTTGCGTTTTCTGCGCCGGGTGGAAACGGGTGGTCTTGATGTCTCGCGCTGCGTGACGCTGGAGGCGCTTGAGGCCATGAATGATGAAGAGCGCGTTGCGCAGGTTGAGCCTGTGGATGCCTTACTGCATCGTCATGCCGTCATCACCTTGGGTGAAGAGGATGCAGGACGCTATTTATCAGGCTTGCGCCGTCGAGGGTCATGGGCTGATGCCCCGGCTGTCGCGGTGTATGGTGAGCGCCCGCATGCCCTTTTGGGGGTTGGCCGTGTGATGAGCGGGGAGTTGATTCCCGAGCGTCTGCTCAGTCCGCTAGAAATTCAACAAATTTTGGAAGGAAAGCCGCGTCCACAAGTAAGCGGCAGTTTGGAAACTTTATGA